Proteins co-encoded in one Sulfurimonas sp. HSL1-2 genomic window:
- a CDS encoding dihydroorotate dehydrogenase-like protein: MQMSVNYLGLELKNPLIVSASPMSLHTDRCRALEEHGVSAVVMHSLFEEQINAELHEIDHMLFHGKNAFSEALDFFPEGQFENYETENYVNRLRALKSALEIPVIASLNGVSSGGWTRYAKMLEEAGAAALELNLYYPADRAWIAPDQIEAHYLGAIAAVRKETTLPFAVKLAPAFTALPHFLKAAEEAGAAAAVLFNRFYHSDIDLEALEWSRKLYKSSPADFAAALRAVAVCYGQSGLQFCTGGGVTEGTDIVKAVMAGASTVAAATVFYERGEAHAAVMLEAAERWMTEHEYESFDQMRGAISYAKAPNPSALERANYVDLLRQGDELWF, translated from the coding sequence ATGCAAATGAGTGTCAACTATCTCGGCCTGGAACTGAAAAACCCCCTCATCGTCTCGGCTTCGCCGATGAGCCTGCATACCGACCGCTGCCGCGCCCTGGAAGAGCACGGCGTCTCCGCGGTCGTCATGCATTCGCTTTTCGAGGAGCAGATCAATGCGGAGCTGCACGAGATCGACCATATGCTCTTTCACGGCAAAAACGCCTTCTCCGAAGCGCTTGACTTCTTCCCCGAGGGACAGTTCGAGAATTACGAGACCGAGAACTACGTCAACCGTCTGCGCGCCCTGAAATCCGCATTGGAGATCCCCGTGATCGCCAGCCTCAACGGGGTAAGCAGCGGTGGGTGGACCCGGTACGCCAAAATGCTCGAGGAGGCGGGCGCGGCGGCGCTGGAGCTGAACCTCTACTACCCCGCCGACAGGGCATGGATCGCCCCCGACCAGATCGAGGCGCACTACCTGGGGGCGATCGCCGCGGTCCGGAAGGAGACGACCCTGCCGTTCGCCGTCAAACTGGCCCCCGCGTTTACCGCGCTGCCCCATTTCCTCAAGGCGGCGGAGGAGGCCGGTGCGGCGGCGGCCGTACTCTTCAACCGTTTCTACCACAGCGACATCGACCTCGAAGCGCTGGAGTGGAGCCGAAAACTCTACAAAAGTTCCCCGGCCGATTTCGCGGCGGCCCTGCGCGCCGTGGCGGTCTGCTACGGCCAGAGCGGGCTGCAGTTCTGCACCGGGGGCGGGGTGACGGAGGGAACCGATATCGTCAAGGCCGTGATGGCCGGGGCGAGCACGGTGGCCGCCGCGACGGTCTTCTACGAACGGGGGGAAGCCCATGCCGCTGTGATGCTCGAGGCCGCGGAGCGCTGGATGACCGAGCACGAGTACGAATCGTTCGACCAGATGCGCGGGGCGATCAGCTATGCCAAGGCTCCCAACCCTTCGGCCCTGGAGCGGGCCAACTACGTCGATCTGCTCCGCCAGGGCGACGAGCTCTGGTTTTAG
- the nifJ gene encoding pyruvate:ferredoxin (flavodoxin) oxidoreductase: MPRIVMDANEAVARVAFKTNEVIAIYPITPSSPMGEHSDEYAARGEANIFGTVPDVMEMQSEGGASGAVHGALQAGSLTTTFTASQGLLLMIPNMHKIAGELTPTVFHVAARSLAAQALSIFGDHSDVMQCRPTGFAMLASCDAQEAHDFALIAQAASLLSRIPVLHFFDGFRTSHELVGVETLDDAVMKAMITPEMAAAHKARALDPEKPVLRGTSQNPDVYFQGRESVNAYYDAFAGILQEQMDRFAALTGRQYGLYEYYGCANPKKLIVIMASAAKTVREAVGALNGLGYETGVLVVRLYRPFDAARLLNAIPRSVESIAVMDRTKEPGSNGEPLFQDVMHAYAEAFSMGECKQMPRIIGGRYGLSSKEFTPAMVKAVFDELKKPEPKRRFTVGITDDVTHLSLDIPAFETDGTGVEQALFYGLGSDGTVGANKNSIKIIGEEGRHVQGYFVYDSKKSGSMTTSHLRFSAEPILSTYLIDTADFVGVHQFVFILKYDILKQAKPGAKVLINAPYDADEVWMRLPRIAQQRIIEKGLKLYTVNAYEVAKECGLGRRINTIMQTCFFHIAGVIPPEQAIAKIKQSIEKTYGKKGEMIVRMNFCGVDKAIENLHEINVPDAVGSGADLLPVYKLDVADPFLENVTAKLEAFEGDSVPVSAIPADGTWPLGTTKYEKREIAQDAPVWDPDVCIQCGKCMEVCPHAVIRAKVFDEALLADAPEGFSAVNVKSKTFEDSERFTIKVSVEDCTGCSLCVEMCPAKNKSDLSKKAINMAPIEPIHDAAVAQWEYFLSLPEVDRSRLDRTKVKEAQLLQPLFEFSGACPGCGETPYVKLASQLFGDRMIIANATGCSSIYGGNLPTTPWAKNSEGRGTAWSNSLFEDNAEFGLGMRASIDKQSVFARELLEALRGEVGSDLTDALLGNPQKTDAEIARQRTDVAVLEAKLPGIDREEARLLAGVTSYLVRKSVWAMGGDGWAYDIGYGGLDHVLASGRNINILVMDTQVYSNTGGQTSKATPVGAVAKFSAGGKPADAKDLAMHALSYGNVYVARIAMGANDAQTLKAFVEAEAYEGVSIIIAYSHCIAHGYDLRYGMAQQKRAVECGLWPLMRYNPEKVGTEENPFSLDYKAPKLPVKEYMYNEARFKMVLKMNAERADTFLEAASAKAQRDWVRYSDLAASGNLNLSKEETCK, translated from the coding sequence ATGCCACGAATTGTCATGGATGCCAACGAAGCCGTTGCGCGTGTCGCTTTCAAAACCAACGAAGTGATCGCCATCTACCCGATTACCCCCTCGTCGCCCATGGGGGAACATTCAGACGAGTACGCTGCCAGAGGGGAGGCGAATATTTTCGGTACGGTCCCGGACGTTATGGAGATGCAGAGCGAGGGCGGGGCGAGCGGTGCCGTCCACGGCGCCCTGCAGGCCGGATCGCTGACGACGACTTTTACCGCGTCGCAGGGACTGCTGCTGATGATCCCGAACATGCACAAGATCGCCGGGGAGCTCACTCCGACCGTATTCCATGTCGCGGCCCGCTCCCTGGCGGCCCAGGCCCTCTCCATCTTCGGCGACCACAGCGACGTCATGCAGTGCCGTCCGACGGGCTTTGCGATGCTGGCCTCCTGCGACGCCCAGGAAGCGCACGATTTCGCCCTGATCGCCCAGGCGGCGTCCCTGCTTAGCCGCATCCCCGTGCTGCACTTCTTCGACGGTTTCCGCACTTCCCATGAACTGGTCGGTGTCGAGACCCTCGATGACGCCGTGATGAAGGCGATGATTACGCCGGAGATGGCGGCGGCGCACAAGGCGAGGGCGCTCGACCCGGAGAAGCCGGTCCTGCGCGGTACGAGCCAGAATCCCGACGTCTACTTCCAGGGGCGCGAGAGCGTCAATGCCTATTATGACGCTTTTGCGGGAATCCTGCAGGAGCAGATGGACCGGTTCGCCGCGTTGACGGGACGGCAGTACGGGCTGTATGAATACTACGGCTGTGCCAATCCCAAAAAGCTCATCGTTATCATGGCCTCCGCCGCGAAAACGGTGCGGGAGGCGGTGGGCGCACTCAACGGGCTCGGGTATGAGACCGGGGTGCTCGTCGTCCGCCTCTACCGGCCTTTTGATGCCGCGCGGCTGCTGAATGCCATCCCCCGAAGCGTGGAGTCCATCGCCGTGATGGACCGCACGAAGGAACCGGGCTCCAACGGCGAACCGCTCTTTCAGGATGTCATGCACGCCTACGCCGAAGCCTTCTCGATGGGGGAGTGCAAACAGATGCCCCGCATTATCGGGGGTCGCTACGGCCTCTCCTCCAAGGAGTTCACGCCGGCGATGGTCAAAGCGGTCTTTGACGAACTGAAAAAACCTGAGCCGAAGCGGCGTTTTACGGTCGGCATCACCGACGACGTCACCCACCTCTCCCTGGATATCCCTGCATTCGAGACTGACGGCACCGGAGTGGAACAGGCGCTCTTTTACGGTCTGGGCAGCGACGGGACCGTCGGGGCGAACAAGAACTCCATCAAGATCATCGGGGAGGAGGGGCGGCACGTCCAGGGCTATTTTGTCTACGACTCGAAAAAATCGGGTTCGATGACGACGTCGCACCTGCGCTTTTCGGCCGAGCCGATCCTTTCGACCTATCTCATCGATACCGCCGATTTCGTCGGCGTGCACCAGTTCGTCTTCATTCTCAAGTACGATATCCTCAAACAGGCGAAACCGGGGGCAAAGGTGCTCATCAATGCCCCCTACGATGCCGATGAGGTGTGGATGCGGCTGCCGCGGATCGCACAGCAGCGTATCATCGAGAAGGGGCTGAAGCTTTACACCGTCAACGCCTACGAAGTGGCGAAGGAGTGCGGCCTGGGGCGGCGGATCAATACGATCATGCAGACCTGCTTCTTCCATATCGCCGGCGTCATCCCGCCGGAACAGGCGATCGCGAAGATCAAGCAGAGCATCGAAAAGACCTACGGCAAGAAGGGCGAGATGATCGTGCGGATGAACTTTTGCGGAGTCGACAAGGCGATCGAGAACCTGCACGAGATCAACGTGCCCGACGCGGTCGGTTCCGGGGCGGACCTGCTGCCCGTCTACAAGCTCGACGTTGCCGACCCGTTCCTCGAGAACGTCACGGCGAAGCTGGAGGCTTTCGAAGGCGACAGCGTGCCCGTCAGCGCCATCCCGGCCGACGGGACCTGGCCGCTGGGAACGACGAAGTACGAGAAGCGCGAGATTGCGCAGGATGCCCCGGTCTGGGACCCGGACGTCTGTATCCAGTGCGGCAAATGTATGGAGGTGTGCCCGCACGCCGTCATCCGCGCCAAGGTGTTTGACGAAGCGCTGCTCGCCGATGCCCCCGAAGGTTTCAGCGCCGTGAACGTGAAGTCGAAGACATTTGAGGACAGTGAACGCTTTACGATCAAGGTCTCCGTCGAAGACTGTACGGGGTGTTCGCTCTGTGTCGAGATGTGCCCGGCCAAGAACAAATCCGACCTCTCCAAAAAAGCGATCAACATGGCGCCGATCGAACCGATCCACGATGCGGCCGTGGCGCAGTGGGAGTACTTCCTCTCCCTCCCCGAAGTCGACCGCAGCCGCCTCGACCGTACGAAGGTCAAAGAGGCGCAGCTGCTGCAGCCGCTCTTCGAGTTCTCGGGTGCGTGCCCGGGCTGCGGCGAGACCCCTTACGTCAAACTTGCCTCCCAGCTCTTCGGCGACCGGATGATCATCGCCAACGCGACGGGCTGCTCCTCCATCTATGGGGGGAACCTGCCGACGACCCCGTGGGCGAAGAACAGCGAGGGACGCGGAACGGCCTGGTCGAACTCCCTCTTCGAGGACAACGCCGAGTTCGGCCTGGGCATGCGTGCGAGCATCGACAAGCAGTCGGTGTTTGCCCGGGAACTGCTCGAAGCCTTGCGCGGTGAGGTCGGCAGCGACCTGACCGACGCGCTGCTGGGCAACCCGCAGAAAACGGATGCGGAGATCGCCCGCCAGCGTACGGATGTCGCCGTGTTGGAAGCGAAACTGCCCGGGATCGACCGTGAGGAGGCCCGGCTGCTCGCGGGCGTCACCTCCTACCTGGTGCGCAAATCCGTCTGGGCGATGGGGGGCGACGGCTGGGCCTACGACATCGGTTACGGCGGGCTCGACCATGTGCTCGCCTCGGGGCGCAACATCAACATCCTTGTGATGGATACCCAGGTCTACTCCAACACCGGCGGCCAGACCTCCAAGGCGACGCCGGTCGGGGCGGTGGCGAAGTTCTCCGCGGGGGGCAAACCCGCCGATGCGAAAGACCTGGCGATGCATGCGCTAAGCTACGGCAACGTCTACGTCGCCCGGATCGCGATGGGCGCAAACGACGCGCAGACGCTCAAGGCCTTCGTGGAAGCCGAAGCGTACGAAGGGGTCTCCATCATCATCGCCTACAGCCACTGTATTGCGCACGGCTACGACCTGCGCTACGGCATGGCCCAGCAGAAGCGGGCGGTCGAATGCGGCCTCTGGCCGCTGATGCGCTACAACCCCGAGAAGGTCGGCACGGAAGAGAACCCCTTCAGCCTCGACTACAAAGCACCGAAGCTCCCGGTCAAGGAGTACATGTACAACGAGGCGCGCTTCAAGATGGTTCTCAAGATGAACGCCGAACGCGCGGATACTTTCTTAGAAGCGGCATCGGCGAAGGCGCAGCGCGACTGGGTCCGCTACAGCGACCTTGCCGCCAGCGGCAATCTCAATCTCAGCAAGGAGGAGACATGCAAATGA
- a CDS encoding 6-phosphofructokinase: MALAIMCSGGDAPGMNPAIKKFVDYAFKRGEKHYFIHHGLEGMIDGEITEASHKDVAGILHRGGSIIRSSRSKRFFEYEYRKQAFENLKKYDITGLVVLGGDGSFRAMQRFSEEFPLNFVGIPTTIDNDIYGTDYCLGVDTALNVIRDALDKIRDTASTFDRAFVVEVMGRECGYLAVVSALASGAEICIIPEADFNIKVAEKQLLEEVAGGRGYVLAVVAEGTGKTAEIAEWLESTIGLETRVSILGHIQRGGNPTVTDRLMAFEFVIHAIDHLLHSRDANKVVYYRDGSYGLMEIDEVVSHTYTIDSELLSSINLID, translated from the coding sequence ATGGCACTGGCCATCATGTGTTCGGGCGGTGATGCGCCCGGGATGAACCCCGCGATCAAGAAGTTTGTCGATTACGCTTTCAAGCGGGGGGAGAAGCACTACTTCATCCACCACGGCCTGGAGGGGATGATCGACGGCGAGATTACCGAAGCCTCCCATAAAGACGTTGCAGGGATCCTGCACCGGGGCGGCTCCATTATCCGCTCGTCCCGTTCCAAGCGTTTTTTCGAGTATGAATACCGCAAGCAGGCCTTCGAGAACCTCAAAAAGTATGACATCACGGGGCTCGTCGTGCTCGGCGGGGACGGCTCTTTCCGTGCCATGCAGCGTTTCAGCGAGGAGTTCCCGCTGAACTTTGTCGGCATTCCGACAACGATTGACAACGATATCTACGGCACGGACTACTGCCTGGGCGTCGATACGGCGCTCAACGTCATCCGCGACGCCCTGGACAAGATCCGCGATACCGCGTCGACGTTCGACCGCGCCTTCGTCGTCGAGGTCATGGGTAGGGAGTGCGGCTACCTTGCTGTCGTTTCCGCCCTGGCCAGCGGGGCCGAGATCTGTATCATCCCCGAGGCCGATTTCAATATCAAAGTGGCGGAGAAACAGCTGCTTGAAGAGGTGGCCGGGGGACGCGGCTATGTTCTGGCCGTCGTGGCCGAGGGAACGGGCAAGACCGCCGAGATCGCCGAGTGGCTGGAGTCGACGATAGGCCTGGAGACCAGGGTGAGCATTCTGGGGCATATCCAGCGCGGGGGGAACCCGACGGTCACCGACAGGCTGATGGCCTTTGAGTTCGTTATCCATGCCATCGACCACCTGCTGCACTCCCGAGACGCCAACAAAGTCGTCTATTACCGCGACGGTTCTTACGGACTCATGGAGATCGACGAAGTCGTCTCCCACACCTACACGATCGACAGCGAACTGCTGTCGTCCATCAACCTGATCGACTGA
- a CDS encoding ATP-binding protein, with the protein MKSIIGHCNSSIAALKLSEDLLDKNTLILGEEGAGKTNLASKIREFVIASGIPTLYMDFSDPTSDEVEARYKDEHFYYMQFEESDAFDAAFDEAIKARKHIYLAVNPSYFSNKRDVKSRLSQTISKQELLENYYYFFHEIAQLGGFYTKFEDFLLYIFNMINMKKYGLTFLTQPHEIFENAQLKLLFTFLFLGRCSNANYYNTSELKNMKRNQFFYQRRMNHKTLLFNDIRSDVVTIDE; encoded by the coding sequence ATGAAAAGCATTATCGGTCACTGCAACAGCAGCATTGCCGCCCTCAAGCTCTCCGAGGATCTCCTCGATAAAAATACGCTGATCCTCGGCGAAGAGGGGGCGGGCAAGACGAACCTCGCGTCCAAGATCCGCGAGTTTGTCATTGCCAGCGGCATCCCGACGCTCTACATGGACTTTTCGGACCCCACATCCGATGAGGTCGAGGCGCGTTACAAAGACGAGCACTTTTACTACATGCAGTTTGAAGAGAGCGATGCCTTCGACGCGGCCTTCGACGAGGCGATCAAGGCGCGCAAACACATCTACCTTGCGGTAAACCCGAGCTACTTCTCCAACAAGCGTGACGTCAAAAGCCGGCTCTCGCAGACGATCTCCAAGCAGGAACTGCTGGAAAACTACTATTATTTTTTCCATGAGATCGCGCAGCTGGGCGGTTTTTATACGAAGTTCGAAGACTTCCTCCTCTATATTTTCAACATGATCAACATGAAAAAATACGGGCTGACCTTCCTGACGCAGCCGCATGAGATCTTCGAGAATGCCCAGCTCAAACTGCTCTTTACGTTTCTCTTTCTCGGCCGCTGTTCCAATGCGAACTACTACAACACGTCCGAACTGAAGAATATGAAGCGGAACCAGTTTTTCTATCAGCGCCGCATGAACCACAAGACCTTGCTGTTCAACGATATCCGGAGCGACGTCGTCACCATCGACGAATAA
- the gap gene encoding type I glyceraldehyde-3-phosphate dehydrogenase — protein MAIKVAVNGTGRIGLIAIKIAAQRDDMELVAINTTAKPDMLEYLLKYDSVHAGIDTKVIDENTIEVGGKPVMMFSERDPESLDFSKAGAEVVVECTGVFLTTETAKKHLKGSVRKVVMSAPAKDDTPTYVIGINTDSYKGEAVISNASCTTNALAPVTKILDDTFGIENGLMTTIHSYTNDQNLLDVKHSKDMRRARAAAVNMIPTTTGAAKAIGLVMPHLQGKLNGYAMRVPTTDVSVVDLTVNLKKATTKEEVIAAFEAAAAGEYAGRVEIDHDKRVSSDFVGSSYSCTFVPDMLSVIDGTVVKVLAWYDNEWGYTERLMDMAKFVGEH, from the coding sequence ATGGCAATCAAAGTGGCGGTTAACGGAACGGGACGCATCGGGCTTATCGCGATCAAGATCGCGGCACAGCGTGATGACATGGAACTGGTGGCGATCAATACGACCGCCAAACCCGATATGCTGGAGTACCTGCTCAAATATGATTCTGTGCACGCCGGCATCGATACGAAGGTCATCGACGAAAATACGATCGAAGTCGGCGGCAAGCCGGTCATGATGTTCAGTGAGCGTGATCCCGAATCTTTGGACTTCAGCAAAGCCGGCGCCGAAGTCGTCGTCGAGTGTACGGGCGTCTTCCTGACGACGGAAACGGCGAAAAAACACCTCAAAGGAAGCGTCAGAAAGGTCGTCATGTCCGCGCCGGCCAAGGATGACACCCCGACCTATGTCATCGGCATCAACACCGACAGCTACAAGGGCGAAGCGGTCATCTCCAACGCCAGCTGTACGACCAACGCGCTGGCGCCGGTAACGAAGATCCTCGATGACACCTTCGGGATCGAAAACGGTCTGATGACGACGATCCACTCCTATACGAACGACCAGAACCTGCTCGACGTCAAGCACAGCAAGGATATGCGCCGTGCCCGCGCGGCGGCGGTGAATATGATCCCGACGACAACAGGTGCCGCCAAGGCGATCGGCCTCGTTATGCCGCACCTCCAGGGCAAGCTCAACGGCTACGCCATGCGTGTTCCGACGACAGACGTCTCCGTCGTCGACCTGACGGTCAACCTGAAAAAAGCGACGACCAAAGAGGAGGTCATTGCCGCCTTTGAAGCCGCTGCGGCGGGCGAATACGCGGGCCGTGTCGAGATCGATCACGACAAACGCGTCTCCAGCGACTTCGTCGGCTCCTCCTACAGCTGTACCTTCGTCCCGGACATGCTCAGCGTCATCGACGGTACGGTCGTCAAGGTACTGGCATGGTACGACAACGAGTGGGGTTATACCGAGCGTCTGATGGACATGGCGAAGTTCGTCGGGGAACACTGA
- a CDS encoding alkaline phosphatase D family protein, giving the protein MDRRGFLKHFSALAAAGAAATTMAGCGSSVTEGNATETDSALLDFDPDNASAAVFPQSIASGDPASNGVILWTRVSPDAITDSTLPVGYEIASDEAFENVLLQGSAVVNPAELNHTVKLKVTSDLLLPATTYYYRFVYAQTASRTGCFKTLPETGMASVRFAFLSCQDYTNGYYTAYDHLVQEEIDCVLWLGDYIYEAVGDPSYQNNLVRTITLPSGALYAQDLADYYHLYNTYRSDEKLQRVHERFTFITIWDDHEFANDCYDGDHAPDHNYTADGNAEGLFNLRLAANLAWFANQPVDVWYDAQSPTPFNIRIYRTFRFGELMELVLTDQRLYRSAHPCGEGEYGERYVTPGCDGITDPGRTMLGSEQKRWFLDTVRRSGRRWVFWGNEVTLMQMKLTGIAGLLESYFNLDQWDGFQAERQEIIDAVATYKAEGTLQNFVALTGDIHSYITGHLTKDFNNPLAEIVAPEFVGTSVTSSNLYELGLGLASSVSGDSTLSALLQPLVEQMEPEGVEEAMRIPNPHIGYFNSHQHGYAVAEVSTERVTVSFRAVATIRETSASVTTIKRFEVGDGTPVMKDVTAP; this is encoded by the coding sequence ATGGACAGACGGGGCTTTCTGAAGCATTTTTCGGCGCTGGCAGCTGCCGGAGCGGCCGCAACGACGATGGCAGGATGCGGCAGCAGCGTGACGGAAGGGAACGCAACAGAGACAGACAGTGCATTGCTCGATTTCGACCCGGACAATGCAAGTGCGGCGGTCTTTCCCCAAAGCATCGCATCCGGCGATCCGGCGTCAAACGGTGTTATCCTGTGGACACGCGTCTCTCCTGACGCGATCACGGACAGCACACTGCCGGTCGGCTACGAGATCGCATCGGATGAAGCTTTTGAAAACGTGCTTCTGCAGGGCAGTGCCGTTGTCAACCCAGCGGAGCTCAACCATACGGTAAAGCTGAAAGTGACTTCCGACCTTCTGCTCCCCGCAACGACGTATTATTACCGTTTTGTATACGCTCAGACGGCGTCCAGGACGGGATGCTTCAAGACCCTGCCGGAAACGGGAATGGCATCGGTACGCTTTGCCTTTTTGAGTTGCCAGGACTATACAAACGGCTACTATACGGCCTACGACCATCTCGTGCAGGAGGAGATCGACTGTGTCCTCTGGCTGGGGGATTACATCTACGAAGCCGTCGGCGATCCCTCCTACCAAAATAACCTCGTGCGGACGATAACGCTGCCCAGCGGCGCACTTTATGCCCAGGATCTGGCGGACTATTACCACCTTTACAATACCTACCGCAGCGACGAGAAACTGCAGCGGGTCCACGAACGTTTTACGTTTATCACGATCTGGGATGACCACGAATTCGCCAACGATTGCTACGACGGTGACCATGCTCCCGACCACAACTATACGGCCGACGGGAACGCCGAAGGGCTGTTCAACCTTCGACTTGCGGCAAACCTCGCCTGGTTTGCCAACCAGCCCGTCGACGTCTGGTACGATGCGCAGAGCCCCACACCGTTCAACATCCGTATCTACCGCACGTTTCGTTTCGGAGAATTGATGGAACTTGTACTGACGGACCAGCGGCTTTACCGCTCAGCCCACCCCTGCGGGGAAGGGGAGTACGGCGAACGCTATGTGACCCCGGGGTGCGATGGCATTACCGACCCGGGACGGACGATGCTCGGCAGCGAACAGAAGCGCTGGTTCCTCGATACGGTACGCCGTTCGGGGAGACGCTGGGTTTTCTGGGGGAACGAGGTGACGTTGATGCAGATGAAACTCACCGGCATAGCCGGGCTGCTTGAGAGCTATTTCAACCTGGACCAGTGGGACGGATTCCAGGCGGAGCGGCAGGAGATTATCGATGCCGTCGCCACCTACAAGGCCGAAGGGACGCTGCAGAATTTTGTTGCACTGACGGGGGATATTCACAGTTATATTACCGGGCATCTGACCAAAGACTTCAACAATCCGTTGGCAGAAATCGTCGCACCGGAATTTGTCGGGACCTCCGTCACCTCGTCGAACCTTTATGAGCTGGGACTGGGGCTTGCCAGCAGCGTATCGGGTGACAGTACGCTCAGCGCACTGCTGCAGCCGCTGGTCGAACAGATGGAGCCGGAAGGGGTAGAGGAGGCGATGCGTATTCCCAATCCGCATATCGGCTATTTCAACTCCCACCAGCACGGTTATGCGGTTGCCGAAGTCAGTACGGAGCGGGTGACGGTCTCCTTCCGGGCCGTTGCGACGATCCGTGAAACGTCGGCATCCGTTACGACGATCAAGCGTTTTGAAGTCGGTGACGGCACTCCCGTCATGAAAGACGTCACCGCGCCGTGA
- a CDS encoding HD domain-containing phosphohydrolase — MNLFESLHAQPCSIEGLRESLRQRHIQTHEHCERVVLLADAFGRACGLPHDEQIQLLYSAMFHDIGKIGVPDSILLHPDALAPEQRETMQLHSTMGEAIVRLMQLPKGDRIATYVRHHHEHFDSSGYPDGLEGEAIPRIARMLSILDSYDALRETRPYRGALQHHEAVEIMLSESGTKHDPDLLTIFLQLENMDEFEKKYCDRQG; from the coding sequence ATGAACCTTTTCGAATCACTCCACGCACAGCCCTGCAGCATTGAAGGGCTGCGCGAAAGCCTCCGGCAGCGTCACATCCAGACCCATGAGCACTGTGAACGGGTCGTCCTGCTCGCCGACGCTTTCGGACGCGCCTGCGGGCTTCCCCACGACGAGCAGATCCAGCTGCTCTACAGCGCCATGTTCCACGACATCGGCAAAATCGGCGTTCCCGACAGTATTCTCCTGCATCCGGACGCCCTTGCGCCCGAACAGCGCGAAACGATGCAGCTGCACTCCACCATGGGTGAAGCCATCGTCCGTCTGATGCAGCTCCCCAAGGGCGACAGGATTGCCACCTATGTGCGCCACCATCACGAGCACTTTGACAGCAGCGGCTACCCCGACGGGCTTGAGGGCGAAGCCATCCCGCGCATCGCCCGGATGCTCTCCATTCTCGACAGCTACGACGCCCTGCGCGAAACGCGCCCCTACCGTGGGGCCCTGCAGCATCATGAAGCCGTTGAGATCATGCTAAGCGAAAGCGGCACCAAGCATGACCCGGATCTATTGACAATTTTTTTGCAGCTGGAAAATATGGATGAGTTTGAAAAAAAGTATTGTGATAGACAGGGTTGA
- a CDS encoding OmpA family protein: MRKIGFFMSAVTAAVLASTASAGDYEVTAIVGGVVPEGNLELNKQGTIGAAVQFNAIFESIKPELEVLVSPDVTHKKPAGDTTITRVMLNGVHEYGPLGTAIPYMKAGLGYENMTNDQFDNTDSVMADAGLGFKFPIAEDVALKLEALYMLKYNDDRWDNNLAGLAGISIAFGSSEPKAAPEAEPAPAAAAAPADSDNDGVADDADKCPGTAAGVTVDASGCPLDSDKDGVADASDKCPNTPAGATVDAMGCQLDGDKDGVVDAADKCPNTPKGASVDELGCAVDSDGDGVSDLKDNCPNTPEGFKVDMVGCPVVKTLKIRYETASAVIEKDSESKVVEFADFLKESPAYNVKILGHTDSRGSDKYNQGLSEARANSVRTLLIANGIAEDRIIVEGKGESQPIADNGTAEGRAANRRIEVWLLK; this comes from the coding sequence ATGCGCAAAATTGGCTTTTTCATGTCTGCAGTCACCGCTGCAGTCCTGGCATCGACCGCTTCGGCAGGAGATTATGAAGTGACCGCGATAGTCGGCGGGGTCGTCCCGGAAGGTAATCTGGAGCTGAACAAACAAGGGACCATTGGTGCAGCGGTCCAGTTCAACGCGATTTTTGAGAGCATCAAACCCGAGCTCGAAGTTCTCGTTTCACCCGATGTAACACACAAAAAACCGGCAGGTGACACGACCATTACCCGTGTCATGCTTAACGGCGTGCACGAATACGGTCCGCTCGGCACGGCGATTCCGTATATGAAAGCTGGTCTGGGCTATGAAAACATGACCAATGACCAGTTTGATAACACCGACAGCGTGATGGCCGATGCTGGTCTCGGGTTCAAATTCCCGATCGCCGAAGACGTTGCACTGAAACTCGAAGCACTCTATATGCTCAAATACAACGACGACCGCTGGGATAATAATCTGGCAGGTCTGGCCGGTATCAGCATTGCTTTTGGATCTTCCGAGCCTAAAGCTGCTCCCGAAGCGGAACCGGCACCAGCAGCCGCTGCGGCTCCGGCCGACAGCGATAACGACGGTGTCGCCGATGATGCGGACAAATGCCCGGGTACCGCTGCCGGTGTGACCGTCGATGCAAGCGGCTGCCCGCTCGACAGCGACAAAGACGGCGTGGCCGATGCGTCGGACAAATGCCCGAATACACCGGCCGGTGCGACGGTCGATGCGATGGGGTGCCAGCTTGACGGTGACAAAGACGGTGTCGTTGACGCTGCCGACAAGTGCCCGAATACGCCGAAGGGTGCCAGCGTGGACGAACTGGGCTGTGCGGTTGACTCCGACGGTGACGGCGTCAGCGACCTGAAAGACAACTGCCCGAATACCCCGGAAGGCTTCAAAGTGGATATGGTCGGATGCCCGGTCGTCAAGACGCTGAAGATCCGTTATGAAACGGCCTCGGCGGTCATCGAAAAAGATTCCGAAAGCAAAGTCGTTGAATTCGCCGACTTCCTCAAAGAGAGCCCGGCGTACAACGTGAAGATCCTCGGCCATACGGACAGCCGCGGTTCGGATAAATACAACCAGGGGCTTTCCGAAGCGCGTGCGAACAGCGTCAGAACACTCCTGATCGCCAACGGTATCGCGGAAGACCGTATCATTGTCGAAGGCAAGGGCGAGTCCCAGCCGATCGCCGATAACGGTACGGCAGAAGGCCGTGCAGCAAACCGCCGTATCGAAGTCTGGCTGCTGAAATAA